One window of the Lepeophtheirus salmonis chromosome 7, UVic_Lsal_1.4, whole genome shotgun sequence genome contains the following:
- the LOC121121404 gene encoding histone-lysine N-methyltransferase SETD7, whose product MPALHHSTYNSFGYGYSRRGLESTLIMSRVCTSSIDTCVLNLEIQRQERRRRLARLRNDPDEDDEEKNESEKQNRSFLRKRLPPTEVRDKMGNLIYRRGESDQERYSRELEQWIRKMKCTGNGGMRLEQFKDIKVGLDTNPIIFGSPSLEPYPNIYKEPDYKFKGGKDENGRWKGKGVIEFANGDTISGSFQNGYRHGECKIETNRLNLRALAGTYENDRLCGKAKLVFQNDTSLEGYFLDGVLHGFVRYFDAKGRLTFIGNHRNGRPHGPCWKVVKGGGCVVGRVNESGELTGIRIAYIFPDYQTALVGTFTKGVLEYARVAYLKTVVEDRGIKVPIFSEPSGCLYEHEIIDYDSKIKNPLLPDPYESRLVEVKQSNVPGANDGLFAKIRIEASTVVAFYYGKPVLNADLEDKDDWEKNAYKIFDPSRPNGTMDIPVEFRDIKNYCATLAHKTNHSFLPNAEFLSFDHPRFGVIPCLVTNHDVEAGEEIFVHYGYDMDGCPDWYEVVWLQGTYPVPESLKEGWDLEQKKSNIVNDSVSLSNVDMVENGKSSDGNVKLEE is encoded by the exons ATGCCTGCCCTGCATCATTCCACATATAACAGTTTCGGATACGGGTATTCGAGAAGAGGTTTAGAAAGTACTTTAATAATGTCTCGTGTTTGTACATCATCGATAGATACTTGTGTTCTGAATTTGGAAATTCAGAGACAAGAGCGTCGCCGTAGATTAGCCCGACTTCGAAATGATCCTGACGAGGATGATGAGGAGAAAAATGAATCTGAAAAACAAAACAG AAGTTTCTTAAGGAAAAGGCTGCCTCCCACAGAAGTAAGAGATAAGATGGGAAATCTCATTTATAGACGTGGAGAGAGCGATCAAGAACGTTATTCTAGAGAATTGGAGCAATggattagaaaaatgaaatgtacGGGAAACGGAGGAATGAGATTAGAAcaatttaaagatattaaagTTGGACTCGATacaaatccaattatttttggaaGTCCGAGTTTAGAGCCATATCCAAACATATACAAAGAGCctgattataaatttaaagggGGTAAGGATGAAAATGGTCGATGGAAAGGAAAAGGAGTCATTGAATTCGCCAATGGAGATACCATTTCTGGAAGTTTTCAAAATGGATATCGACATGGTGAATGTAAAATTGAAACTAATCGACTTAATTTACGTGCATTAGCTGGAACTTATGAAAACGACAGACTTTGTGGTAAAGCTAAACTAGTATTCCAAAACGATACTTCCTTAGAAGGATACTTTCTTGATGGCGTTCTCCATGGATTCGTTCGGTATTTTGATGCTAAGGGACGTTTAACCTTCATAGGAAATCACCGAAATGGTCGTCCACATGGGCCATGTTGGAAAGTAGTTAAGGGAGGTGGTTGTGTTGTTGGAAGGGTTAATGAATCTGGGGAATTGACGGGTATCAGAATAGCATATATTTTCCCTGATTACCAAACAGCACTTGTAGGAACATTTACAAAAGGTGTTTTAGAATATGCGAGAGTAGCCTATTTGAAGACTGTAGTGGAAGATCGAGGTATCAAAGTTCCTATTTTCTCTGAACCCAGTGGATGTTTATATGAGCATGAAATCATAGATTATGATAGCAAGATTAAAAATCCTCTCCTTCCAGATCCATATGAATCACGACTTGTTGAAGTTAAGCAGTCCAATGTACCGGGAGCAAATGATGGTTTATTTGCTAAAATAAGAATTGAAGCTTCTACGGTAGTTGCTTTTTATTATGGCAAACCTGTTTTAAACGCTGACTTAGAAGACAAGGATGATTGGGAAAAAAATGCGTATAAAATATTCGATCCATCTAGACCAAACGGGACAATGGACATCCCAGTGGAATTCCGggatataaaaaactattgtGCAACTCTGGCACACAAAACAAATCATTCTTTCCTTCCCAATGCCGAATTTTTGTCATTTGATCACCCAAGATTTGGAGTCATTCCTTGTTTAGTAACTAACCATGACGTGGAAGCGGGAGaagaaatatttgtacattatgGCTACGATATGGATGGATGTCCTGACTGGTATGAAGTAGTTTGGCTTCAGGGAACATATCCTGTACCTGAAAGTCTTAAGGAAGGTTGGGATCTGGAGCAAAAGAAGTCAAATATCGTCAACGACTCTGTTAGCCTTTCTAACGTCGACATGGTTGAAAACGGCAAGAGTAGTGATGGAAATGTCAAACtggaagaataa